A region from the bacterium genome encodes:
- the guaB gene encoding IMP dehydrogenase, which translates to MLEQARIKDGLTFDDVLLVPGASSVHPNDVDLTSRITPSIRLTMPLVSSPMDTVTEHRTAICMAQEGGIGFIHKNLSIEQQASEVEKVKRSESGLIVDPITLEPEQTIQDALDVMQHHRISGLPVVRDGKLAGIVTNRDLRFVKNLDRPVSTIMTSEGLITVKVGVTRERAMDLLHENRIEKLLVVDDHNNLRGLITIKDIEKAQQYPNASKDGLGRLLVGSAVGVAADRLERAESLIAAGSDVLLVDSSHGHAEAVLRAIEELHVEFPDIEIIGGNVATAEGAEALVKSHVSAVRCGVGPGSICTTRIVAGVGVPQLSAVLEAAEVCQRHGIPLISDGGIKYSGDITKALAAGADTVMIGSLFAGTDESPGDVVLHQGRSYKVYRAMGSLSAMRQGSRDRYFQEDVDNAAKLVPEGVEARVPHRGLLGNSLYQLLGGVRSGMGLVGAANLEELRTKSHFVKITAAGLRESHPHDVIITEEPPNYWLEK; encoded by the coding sequence GTGTTGGAGCAAGCCCGAATCAAAGACGGGCTCACATTCGATGACGTCCTTCTTGTGCCTGGTGCATCTTCGGTCCATCCCAACGATGTGGATCTGACTTCGAGGATCACCCCGAGCATTCGACTGACCATGCCGCTGGTTTCGTCGCCCATGGACACCGTCACCGAGCACCGCACGGCGATCTGCATGGCGCAGGAAGGTGGCATCGGGTTCATCCACAAGAACCTGTCGATCGAGCAGCAGGCGTCCGAGGTCGAAAAGGTCAAGCGTTCCGAATCCGGCTTGATCGTCGATCCGATCACGCTCGAGCCCGAGCAGACGATTCAGGACGCACTCGACGTCATGCAGCACCACCGCATTTCCGGGTTGCCGGTCGTGCGGGATGGAAAGCTCGCCGGCATCGTGACCAATCGCGACCTGCGTTTCGTCAAGAACCTCGACCGTCCGGTGTCGACGATCATGACCAGTGAAGGCCTGATCACCGTCAAGGTCGGCGTGACGCGCGAACGCGCCATGGATCTTCTGCACGAGAACCGCATCGAGAAGCTCCTGGTTGTCGACGATCACAATAATTTGCGCGGCCTGATCACGATCAAGGACATCGAGAAGGCCCAACAGTATCCCAACGCCAGCAAGGACGGTCTGGGGCGCCTGCTGGTCGGCTCGGCGGTCGGCGTCGCCGCGGATCGCCTGGAGCGCGCCGAGTCGCTGATCGCAGCAGGCTCCGACGTCTTGCTGGTCGATAGCTCGCATGGACACGCCGAAGCGGTATTGCGCGCGATCGAAGAACTGCACGTCGAGTTCCCCGATATCGAGATCATCGGAGGCAATGTCGCGACCGCAGAGGGCGCGGAGGCGCTGGTCAAATCGCATGTTTCCGCGGTTCGCTGCGGTGTGGGGCCCGGCTCGATCTGCACCACGCGGATCGTCGCCGGTGTGGGAGTACCGCAGCTCAGCGCAGTGCTGGAAGCAGCGGAAGTCTGCCAGCGTCACGGCATTCCCCTGATTTCCGACGGTGGAATCAAGTATTCCGGAGACATCACCAAAGCACTGGCAGCGGGCGCCGATACGGTCATGATCGGCTCGCTGTTTGCCGGGACGGATGAGAGTCCGGGCGATGTGGTTCTGCACCAGGGCCGTTCCTACAAGGTCTACCGCGCGATGGGATCGCTCTCTGCGATGCGCCAGGGCAGTCGCGATCGCTACTTCCAGGAAGACGTGGACAATGCAGCGAAGCTGGTGCCAGAAGGAGTCGAGGCGCGCGTGCCGCACCGGGGTCTGCTAGGCAACTCGTTGTATCAGCTACTCGGTGGCGTGCGCTCGGGCATGGGCCTGGTGGGTGCGGCCAATCTCGAAGAACTGCGAACCAAGAGCCACTTCGTGAAGATCACCGCTGCGGGCCTGCGCGAGTCGCACCCGCACGATGTGATCATCACCGAGGAGCCTCCCAACTACTGGCTCGAGAAGTAG
- the miaB gene encoding tRNA (N6-isopentenyl adenosine(37)-C2)-methylthiotransferase MiaB, whose amino-acid sequence MPGRFHIRTFGCQMNQHDAEKMANLLHHEGYAAVSSVDGADVVLIHTCSVRDKAEQKLYSELGSLLAQKDERPDLIVGVGGCVAQQEGGALLKRFPKLDFVFGPQNLVHLPSMVESAIARERSLRVDYDDDRQARFELPERHPEFQAGNSGRAFVTVMEGCDLFCTYCIVPATRGREVSRSSEEILAEASALANRGVIELTLLGQTVNAYGRARPGRVDGELRFATLIRRVAEIAGIERVRFTSPHPIFMTEDLIGAYGEVPELCPHIHLPVQSGSTRVLEAMSRRYSREDYLRTAEALRTARPDLAISTDLIVGFPGESRSEFEETLSLVSEVRFVDSYSFKYSERPGTPAQRRGLQSVEPDEAQDRLERLQALQKRLTLEAHQARVGSRTTVLVDGASRRGGERRQGRDPYNRVVNFTATSPMVRGVLCDIDVTAATPHSLLGVAEGDCASGSLPLR is encoded by the coding sequence ATGCCGGGAAGATTTCACATACGGACCTTCGGTTGTCAGATGAATCAGCACGACGCTGAGAAGATGGCGAATCTGCTGCACCACGAGGGTTATGCAGCGGTCTCCTCTGTTGATGGCGCAGATGTCGTCTTGATCCACACCTGCTCCGTGCGCGACAAAGCCGAGCAGAAGCTCTATTCGGAGCTTGGATCCCTGCTGGCCCAGAAGGACGAGCGTCCTGACCTGATCGTCGGCGTGGGCGGTTGTGTGGCGCAACAGGAGGGCGGGGCGCTGCTCAAGCGCTTCCCGAAACTGGATTTCGTGTTTGGGCCCCAAAACCTGGTGCACCTCCCGTCCATGGTCGAGAGCGCCATCGCCCGCGAGCGCAGCCTGCGAGTCGACTACGACGACGATCGCCAGGCCCGCTTCGAATTGCCGGAGCGACACCCGGAGTTTCAGGCCGGCAATTCCGGGCGGGCTTTCGTAACAGTGATGGAGGGTTGCGACCTTTTCTGCACCTATTGCATCGTACCTGCCACGCGCGGGCGCGAGGTCAGTCGCTCGAGCGAAGAGATCCTGGCCGAGGCGTCGGCGCTGGCCAATCGGGGTGTCATCGAACTCACGCTGCTCGGGCAGACCGTCAACGCCTACGGTCGCGCGCGCCCGGGTCGGGTCGATGGCGAGTTGCGCTTCGCGACGTTGATCCGGAGAGTGGCCGAAATCGCCGGTATCGAGCGCGTCCGCTTCACGAGTCCGCATCCGATCTTCATGACCGAGGATCTGATCGGCGCCTACGGCGAGGTTCCCGAACTCTGCCCGCATATCCATCTGCCCGTGCAGAGCGGATCGACGCGAGTGCTGGAGGCGATGAGTCGACGCTACTCGCGCGAAGACTATCTGCGCACGGCCGAGGCTCTGCGCACGGCCCGACCGGATCTCGCGATCAGCACCGATCTGATCGTCGGGTTTCCGGGCGAGTCCCGAAGCGAGTTCGAGGAAACGCTGAGCCTTGTGTCAGAAGTCCGTTTCGTGGATAGCTATTCCTTCAAGTACTCAGAACGTCCAGGGACACCGGCCCAGCGCCGCGGCCTCCAGTCTGTCGAGCCCGACGAAGCTCAGGACCGGCTCGAGCGGCTTCAGGCTCTGCAAAAGCGTCTGACCCTGGAGGCTCACCAGGCGCGAGTTGGCTCACGCACCACCGTACTGGTCGACGGCGCCAGTCGGCGAGGCGGGGAACGACGACAGGGGCGCGATCCGTACAATCGCGTCGTCAACTTCACCGCCACGAGCCCAATGGTTCGCGGGGTTCTATGCGACATCGACGTCACCGCAGCCACGCCGCACTCGCTGCTCGGAGTGGCGGAAGGGGATTGCGCCAGCGGTTCACTTCCGTTGCGTTAG
- a CDS encoding VWA domain-containing protein, with amino-acid sequence MMQNKIVEFTNLLRKAGVRVSVAESLDAFTALDEMPLEDRELFKDALRTTMVKRSDDIDTYDRLFDLYWSGFHDQLRDQLSDAMAGMSGDFDPEELLEQLREMLENMDVDLSELAQALLSIDPSALEQMIGEAGEGADIQNIRNMLQIGFFSRRMMEQMNMESAGGELRDLIEQLREEGFPEERLQQLEELLAAVQDAMRKAVRQYAERELDKQNHDYLERFRRESLEEKSFYNLTEEDLRRLREVVNRLAQKMKSIITMRRKRQKRGKFDLKTTMRKNMAHGGVPFELVFRQRKKEKPKLVVLCDVSSSVANVSRFFLQFIWGLQDAFTKIRSFVFVAELGEVTPLFKDHDIYEAIDMALDGGDVINPYTRSNFGMAFHVFWRDFLASVDSRTTVVVIGDARNNYNDPRAWCLRDVHNKAKNVLWINPESPGAWGFGDSVMDKYLPYTDVAEECRNLKQLSRLVDKLIL; translated from the coding sequence ATGATGCAGAACAAGATTGTCGAGTTCACGAACCTGTTGCGAAAGGCGGGCGTCCGCGTTTCGGTGGCGGAATCGCTCGATGCCTTCACGGCGCTCGACGAGATGCCGCTGGAGGATCGCGAGCTGTTCAAGGACGCGTTGCGCACCACCATGGTCAAGCGCTCCGACGATATCGACACCTACGACCGTCTCTTCGATCTGTACTGGTCGGGGTTTCACGACCAGCTCCGGGATCAGCTCTCCGATGCCATGGCCGGAATGTCCGGGGACTTCGACCCCGAAGAGCTGCTGGAGCAGCTGCGCGAGATGCTCGAGAACATGGACGTCGATCTCTCGGAACTGGCCCAGGCGCTGCTTTCGATCGATCCCAGCGCGCTCGAGCAGATGATCGGTGAGGCCGGTGAGGGCGCCGATATCCAGAACATCCGCAACATGCTGCAGATCGGCTTCTTCAGCCGGCGCATGATGGAGCAGATGAACATGGAGTCCGCCGGGGGCGAGCTGCGCGATCTGATCGAGCAGTTGCGGGAAGAGGGCTTCCCCGAGGAGCGCCTGCAGCAGCTCGAGGAGCTTCTAGCCGCGGTCCAGGACGCCATGCGCAAGGCCGTGCGCCAGTACGCCGAGCGCGAACTCGACAAGCAGAATCACGACTATCTGGAGCGCTTCCGCAGGGAGAGCCTGGAGGAGAAGAGCTTCTACAACCTGACCGAGGAAGATCTGCGCAGGCTGCGCGAGGTGGTCAACCGCCTGGCGCAGAAGATGAAGAGCATCATCACCATGCGGCGCAAGCGTCAGAAGCGCGGCAAGTTCGACCTCAAGACGACGATGCGCAAGAACATGGCCCACGGAGGGGTGCCCTTCGAGCTGGTCTTCCGCCAGCGCAAGAAAGAGAAGCCCAAGCTGGTGGTTCTGTGTGACGTGTCGAGTTCGGTCGCGAACGTGTCCCGATTCTTCTTGCAGTTCATCTGGGGCCTACAGGACGCCTTCACCAAGATCCGCAGCTTCGTGTTCGTGGCAGAACTCGGCGAAGTCACCCCGCTGTTCAAGGATCACGACATCTATGAAGCGATCGACATGGCGCTCGACGGCGGAGACGTGATCAATCCGTACACGCGCTCGAACTTCGGCATGGCGTTCCACGTATTCTGGAGAGACTTCCTCGCATCGGTGGACTCGCGCACGACCGTGGTCGTGATCGGTGATGCCCGCAACAACTACAACGATCCGCGGGCCTGGTGCCTGCGCGATGTGCACAACAAGGCGAAGAACGTTCTGTGGATCAATCCCGAATCACCGGGTGCCTGGGGATTCGGGGACAGTGTCATGGACAAGTACCTGCCTTACACCGATGTTGCGGAGGAGTGTCGAAACCTCAAGCAACTCTCGAGATTGGTGGACAAGCTCATCCTGTGA
- a CDS encoding cyclic nucleotide-binding domain-containing protein: protein MKKALDVFDLLRELSADDREELAEFVEERELDEGSLLFQSGQAADEMFFLIDGVLRIESERRVLGHLVAGEVLGAVSLVQISRRECDAVAQQPCRIGSLSRESYLRLRADFPSAALALLEGVLRSLSGHVRTVLADRRDKAATSD from the coding sequence GTGAAAAAAGCCCTCGATGTCTTCGATCTGCTCCGCGAGTTGAGCGCCGACGACCGGGAGGAACTCGCGGAATTCGTCGAAGAGCGCGAACTGGACGAGGGTTCGTTGCTGTTCCAGTCGGGCCAGGCGGCCGACGAGATGTTCTTCCTGATCGACGGAGTCTTGCGCATCGAGTCGGAAAGGCGGGTCCTGGGCCATCTCGTGGCGGGTGAGGTACTGGGGGCCGTGAGTCTGGTACAGATCAGTCGCCGCGAATGTGATGCCGTCGCGCAGCAGCCGTGTCGGATCGGCTCTCTCAGCAGAGAGAGCTACCTGCGCCTGCGAGCTGATTTTCCGAGCGCGGCTCTCGCCCTTCTTGAAGGCGTCCTGCGCTCGCTCTCGGGCCATGTTCGAACCGTACTGGCCGATCGGAGAGACAAGGCGGCCACGTCCGACTGA
- a CDS encoding DUF4388 domain-containing protein: MRALIADHDPIRFKGIADACIARGHLVERATHGAAALEIALERIPDIVICPIDLSVIDGYRLSQILRGNPRTRATSFIFLVNDELDAPMTMDSRDATVVSPWHPEDVLDHISAVLERTQRFGEMRTHTEIEGKLSQIGVVDLLQIFQMNSNSGTLRIVRPNMPVAAHIVVHKGQVADAVIPLADGSGVVGEKALYRLLAWTEGRFEFLPGDVSDSDRIDKPTRVLLMEGMRQKDEWDKLQRDMPGPDTRLRLAVLRTEIPSVSHPLTREVIDAVEAYHRVDQVVDHCGFPDYQVMRVLADLLAQGRLAVDTGSSLDGTYDPSLPSLFTDAQIRRMKEWAAAQRPRGGSILKVPVASGDRALVLSFIEALEQHSNFQVEARLKRDPERFGRLGPLGHMLLEDGLSLRFISIPAEPVYAPLWDVAAYSMLGAIVLPAGAFGAALEETEAVFSALTRRQPGAVVHLLISDPPGAALSETARQQLEHLDGGSFFVFPTTSPRERRSALRNAFARLVP; the protein is encoded by the coding sequence GTGCGTGCACTGATAGCCGATCACGATCCGATTCGTTTCAAGGGCATCGCCGATGCGTGTATCGCCCGCGGACACCTGGTCGAACGGGCCACTCACGGGGCGGCGGCGCTCGAGATCGCGCTCGAGAGGATTCCCGATATCGTCATCTGCCCGATCGACCTGTCCGTGATCGACGGTTACCGGCTGTCGCAGATTCTGCGCGGCAATCCGCGCACACGCGCGACCAGCTTTATCTTCCTGGTCAACGACGAACTCGACGCGCCCATGACGATGGATTCGCGCGACGCCACGGTCGTCAGCCCCTGGCATCCCGAAGACGTGCTCGATCACATTTCCGCCGTGCTCGAGCGCACTCAGCGCTTCGGCGAGATGCGCACCCACACCGAGATCGAGGGCAAGCTCTCGCAGATCGGCGTCGTCGATCTGCTGCAGATCTTCCAGATGAACTCGAACAGTGGAACCCTGCGAATCGTACGTCCGAACATGCCGGTCGCCGCCCACATCGTCGTGCACAAGGGGCAGGTCGCCGATGCCGTGATCCCGCTGGCCGATGGCAGCGGCGTCGTGGGTGAGAAGGCCCTGTACCGCTTGTTGGCCTGGACCGAAGGTCGCTTCGAATTCCTGCCCGGTGACGTCTCTGACTCCGATCGAATCGACAAGCCGACGCGCGTCCTGCTGATGGAGGGCATGCGGCAAAAAGACGAGTGGGACAAGCTGCAGCGCGACATGCCCGGGCCCGATACGCGCCTTCGTCTGGCCGTACTGCGGACGGAGATCCCCTCGGTGAGTCACCCCCTGACGCGCGAAGTGATCGACGCGGTTGAGGCGTACCATCGCGTGGATCAGGTCGTCGACCACTGCGGATTTCCCGACTACCAGGTCATGCGAGTGCTGGCCGACCTGCTGGCTCAGGGCCGGCTCGCCGTCGACACGGGGAGTTCGCTCGACGGAACCTACGATCCGAGCCTGCCCTCGCTCTTCACCGATGCCCAGATCCGGCGCATGAAGGAATGGGCCGCGGCCCAACGACCCCGCGGCGGCTCGATCCTGAAGGTGCCTGTGGCCAGTGGAGATCGGGCGCTGGTGCTCAGCTTTATCGAAGCCCTCGAGCAACACTCGAACTTTCAGGTCGAGGCGCGTCTGAAGCGGGACCCGGAGCGCTTTGGCCGCCTGGGTCCGCTGGGACACATGCTGCTCGAAGACGGGCTGAGTCTGCGCTTCATCTCGATTCCCGCCGAGCCGGTCTACGCACCGCTCTGGGACGTCGCCGCCTACTCGATGCTCGGGGCGATCGTGCTACCGGCCGGTGCCTTCGGCGCCGCCCTCGAAGAAACCGAGGCGGTGTTCTCCGCTCTGACCCGGCGTCAGCCGGGTGCGGTCGTACATCTCCTGATTTCGGATCCGCCCGGGGCCGCACTCTCCGAGACCGCGCGCCAGCAACTCGAGCATCTCGACGGCGGCAGCTTCTTTGTATTTCCCACGACCTCGCCCAGAGAGCGGCGCAGCGCCCTGCGCAATGCGTTTGCCCGGTTGGTGCCGTGA
- a CDS encoding MoxR family ATPase codes for MFDTVEDVQKRLLEQGYIAGKNIGMVVYLASKLQKPVLVEGPAGVGKTELAKVVGAALGRELIRLQCYEGLDESKALYEWEYSKQLLYTQMLRDKVSEVIEGATSLEEAAERIGGQDDVFFSERFIVPRPLMKAITSEEPVMLLIDEVDKSDPEFEAFLLEILSDFTVSVPEIGTIKAVNMPLVFLTSNDAREMTDALKRRCLHLHIDFPSEEEEIRILELKVPGIGKRLVEDIVELIQRVRKLDLKKTPSIAETLDWARALMVLNAESLDSDMVNDTLAVILKHQGDIAKAQSELGALLQKKAAEAQAEKPQVVSDDSSGTKKSILH; via the coding sequence ATGTTTGACACAGTCGAAGACGTACAGAAGCGCCTTCTGGAACAGGGTTATATCGCCGGAAAGAACATCGGGATGGTGGTCTACCTGGCGAGCAAGCTACAGAAGCCCGTTCTGGTCGAGGGGCCCGCAGGCGTGGGCAAGACCGAACTCGCCAAGGTCGTGGGCGCAGCCCTCGGACGCGAACTGATCCGCCTGCAGTGCTACGAAGGTCTGGACGAGAGCAAGGCGCTGTACGAGTGGGAGTACTCCAAGCAGTTGCTCTATACCCAGATGTTGCGCGACAAAGTCAGCGAGGTGATCGAAGGCGCCACGAGCCTCGAGGAGGCGGCCGAGCGCATCGGCGGCCAGGACGATGTGTTCTTCAGCGAACGCTTCATCGTTCCGCGCCCGCTGATGAAGGCCATCACGAGCGAGGAGCCTGTGATGCTCCTGATCGACGAGGTCGACAAGTCCGATCCGGAGTTCGAAGCCTTCCTGCTCGAGATCCTGTCCGATTTCACGGTCAGCGTGCCCGAGATCGGCACGATCAAGGCGGTGAACATGCCGCTGGTCTTCCTGACCTCGAATGACGCGCGCGAGATGACCGATGCTCTCAAGCGCCGCTGCCTGCACCTGCACATCGACTTTCCGTCCGAGGAAGAGGAGATCCGCATCCTCGAACTCAAGGTGCCCGGCATTGGCAAGCGTCTGGTCGAGGACATCGTCGAGTTGATCCAGCGGGTGCGCAAACTCGACCTGAAGAAGACTCCCTCGATTGCAGAGACCCTGGACTGGGCGCGCGCACTGATGGTGCTCAACGCCGAATCTCTGGATTCCGACATGGTCAACGACACGCTCGCGGTCATTCTCAAGCACCAGGGCGATATCGCCAAGGCGCAGAGCGAACTCGGTGCCTTGCTGCAGAAGAAGGCGGCCGAGGCGCAGGCCGAGAAGCCACAGGTCGTTTCGGACGACTCGTCCGGCACCAAAAAAAGCATCCTTCACTAG
- the guaA gene encoding glutamine-hydrolyzing GMP synthase encodes MTAPRPESDRVVIVDYGGQYTQLIARRIREHHVYCEIVPPWVETERIVQAKPQALVLSGGPASVHHPDAPTVNEDILDLGIPVLGICYGMHLLVQHAGGLVQPADEAEYGRAQLDLQIDDDPLMAGVPRSNSVWMSHGDRVMRIPDSFEVLGTSENSPFAAVRDLGRRWYGVQFHPEVMHTEHGTRMLGNFLEQVVGLSGNWTMDEFIETETQALRERIGDGHVICGASGGVDSTVVAALLKRAIGDRLHCFFVDNGLLRAGEVEEVVRMFRDDLQIPLEVCHESKLFLDRLRGVEDPERKRISIGHTFIEVFERAAKQVSDARFLAQGTLYPDVIESISVWGPSATIKSHHNVGGLPERMHLEVVEPLRELFKDEAREVAKKLGISAEMTRRHPFPGPGLAIRIVGEVTPERLEMLRGADTIVVEEIRAAGLYDQLWQAFAVFLPVRSVGVMGDGRTYEYVIAVRCVGSNDAMTADWAEIPHEVLSKISTRIINEVSGINRVVYDISSKPPATIEWE; translated from the coding sequence TTGACGGCACCCAGGCCGGAGTCGGACCGAGTCGTCATCGTCGACTACGGTGGACAGTACACGCAGCTGATCGCGCGCCGCATTCGCGAACACCACGTCTACTGCGAGATCGTGCCTCCCTGGGTCGAGACCGAGCGCATCGTGCAGGCGAAACCGCAGGCGCTCGTGCTGTCGGGTGGACCGGCCAGCGTGCACCATCCCGACGCCCCGACCGTCAACGAGGACATCCTGGATCTGGGCATTCCGGTGCTCGGCATCTGCTACGGCATGCATCTGCTCGTGCAACACGCCGGCGGCCTCGTGCAGCCAGCGGACGAAGCCGAGTACGGTCGCGCCCAGCTCGATCTACAGATCGATGACGATCCGCTGATGGCCGGAGTTCCCCGTTCGAACTCGGTCTGGATGAGTCACGGCGACCGCGTCATGCGCATTCCGGATAGCTTCGAAGTCCTGGGTACTTCGGAGAACAGCCCGTTTGCCGCGGTGCGCGACCTCGGCCGACGCTGGTACGGCGTACAGTTCCACCCCGAGGTGATGCATACCGAGCACGGTACGCGGATGCTCGGGAACTTCCTCGAGCAGGTCGTCGGACTTTCGGGCAACTGGACGATGGACGAGTTCATCGAGACCGAGACCCAGGCGTTGCGCGAGCGCATCGGGGACGGTCACGTGATCTGCGGGGCTTCGGGCGGGGTCGACTCGACGGTGGTGGCCGCGCTGCTCAAGCGAGCGATCGGCGACCGTCTGCACTGCTTCTTTGTCGACAACGGGCTATTGCGGGCGGGCGAAGTCGAAGAGGTCGTCCGCATGTTCCGCGACGATCTGCAGATTCCGCTAGAAGTCTGTCACGAGTCCAAGCTCTTCCTCGATCGCCTGCGCGGTGTCGAGGATCCCGAACGCAAGCGCATCTCGATTGGCCACACATTCATCGAAGTCTTCGAGCGGGCGGCCAAACAGGTGAGCGACGCTCGCTTCCTGGCGCAGGGGACCCTGTACCCCGACGTGATCGAGTCGATTTCGGTCTGGGGACCTTCGGCCACGATCAAGTCCCATCACAACGTGGGCGGGCTGCCCGAGCGAATGCACCTGGAAGTGGTCGAACCCCTGCGCGAGTTGTTCAAGGACGAGGCGCGCGAAGTGGCCAAAAAGCTCGGCATCTCCGCCGAGATGACGCGGCGTCATCCATTTCCGGGTCCGGGACTCGCGATCCGCATCGTCGGAGAGGTCACGCCCGAACGCCTCGAAATGTTGCGCGGAGCCGACACGATCGTCGTGGAAGAGATTCGCGCGGCGGGCCTGTACGACCAGCTCTGGCAGGCCTTTGCGGTCTTCTTGCCGGTGCGCTCCGTCGGCGTGATGGGAGACGGTCGAACCTACGAGTACGTGATTGCCGTGCGCTGCGTCGGCTCGAATGACGCAATGACGGCGGACTGGGCGGAGATTCCCCACGAGGTCCTGTCCAAGATCTCGACTCGCATCATCAACGAGGTCTCGGGGATCAATCGCGTCGTCTACGACATTTCTTCGAAACCCCCGGCGACGATCGAGTGGGAGTAG
- a CDS encoding response regulator, protein MAAKARILAIDDQLYFRNFLEGLLGEEGYEVCSADGQATARALLERQGPFDLVILDLVMPEGEPNAFIREMRERFPDLVVFAVTGAGDANRVPEAMKAGAAHYLQKPIGRESLLQAVGNALEQRKTHTDMDRLLTENLEFMGRVSLIERALGLLALRTSEETAQALLEQLCLESAAQDGVLWVKRGAEGAFVRACTRGQLNGEYEPEHWPGQPQSVDQELRSGRGVLDPPPGEGAETRCAERLYVPCYRAGRLTGIARLSRRAAGGFGVRELDACTKLGEVGALALEKASEFERLRVASFREAATGLPGRTFFDEVAQIEVYKAHRFGRRLSILSVALEGFDPVTGQEVLPALVSAVKRTLRSTDVLTSENSRRFWILVTDTDPLGGVVLKRRIAQRLADVFAESGVDAKPTVGVASYPVDGETFENLLAAAGAGATAERESIVHTLGIRANTPLAEIGERVLAQAPWMPPEFIPETAELLIGELTCRPRDRGLLFLAPGRERSAFMAPLTFLGDTETATDVFIATDGDTIPNGPSVTGLPLPPDVSVETTWVVRYGEGPPYALVAGARRSDGARPVFHSSDPVLVEHMTFRLRTEVGFGVRV, encoded by the coding sequence TTGGCTGCCAAGGCGCGAATCCTCGCGATCGACGATCAGCTCTATTTTCGGAACTTCCTCGAAGGCCTTCTCGGTGAGGAGGGTTACGAGGTCTGTTCCGCGGACGGACAGGCGACCGCTCGGGCTCTGCTCGAGCGGCAGGGCCCTTTCGATCTGGTGATCCTGGACCTGGTCATGCCCGAGGGCGAACCGAACGCGTTCATCCGGGAGATGCGCGAGCGCTTCCCCGATCTGGTCGTGTTCGCCGTGACCGGCGCGGGCGACGCCAATCGAGTGCCCGAGGCCATGAAGGCCGGCGCTGCGCACTATCTTCAAAAGCCGATCGGTCGCGAGTCGCTGCTTCAGGCCGTCGGCAATGCGCTGGAGCAGCGCAAGACACACACCGACATGGACCGGCTGCTGACCGAGAATCTGGAGTTCATGGGCCGCGTTTCGCTGATCGAGCGCGCTCTCGGTCTTCTGGCGCTGCGTACTTCAGAGGAGACGGCACAGGCCCTGCTCGAGCAGTTGTGTCTGGAAAGCGCCGCGCAAGACGGAGTTCTTTGGGTCAAGCGCGGCGCCGAAGGTGCGTTTGTGCGGGCCTGCACGCGGGGACAGCTCAACGGCGAGTACGAGCCCGAGCACTGGCCAGGGCAGCCTCAGAGCGTCGACCAGGAGCTGCGCTCCGGTCGCGGCGTTCTCGATCCACCGCCGGGCGAAGGAGCGGAGACGCGCTGTGCCGAGCGCCTCTACGTGCCGTGCTATCGCGCGGGCCGCCTGACGGGTATTGCGCGGCTGTCCCGCCGCGCGGCCGGAGGCTTCGGGGTTCGGGAACTCGATGCCTGCACCAAACTCGGTGAGGTCGGGGCTCTCGCGCTCGAGAAGGCCTCGGAATTCGAGCGCCTGCGCGTGGCCAGTTTCAGGGAAGCCGCCACGGGTCTGCCGGGTCGGACCTTTTTCGATGAGGTAGCCCAGATCGAAGTCTACAAGGCGCACCGCTTTGGTCGGCGTCTGTCTATTCTGTCGGTGGCTCTGGAGGGCTTTGACCCGGTGACGGGCCAGGAGGTACTGCCTGCTCTGGTCTCCGCGGTGAAGCGGACACTGCGCAGTACCGACGTCCTGACCAGTGAGAACTCCCGGCGCTTCTGGATCCTGGTGACCGACACCGATCCCCTGGGGGGAGTGGTGCTCAAGCGCCGCATTGCCCAGCGCCTGGCCGACGTCTTTGCTGAGTCTGGCGTGGACGCCAAGCCCACGGTCGGAGTGGCCAGCTATCCAGTCGATGGCGAAACTTTCGAAAACCTGCTCGCCGCAGCCGGGGCGGGCGCGACCGCTGAACGCGAGAGCATCGTGCACACGCTGGGCATTCGCGCGAATACGCCCCTGGCCGAGATCGGTGAACGAGTGCTCGCGCAGGCTCCCTGGATGCCGCCGGAGTTCATTCCCGAAACCGCGGAACTGCTGATTGGCGAGTTGACCTGTCGCCCCCGCGATCGCGGCCTGCTCTTCCTGGCCCCCGGGCGCGAGCGCAGCGCATTCATGGCGCCTCTGACCTTCCTCGGCGACACCGAGACCGCCACCGACGTATTCATCGCCACCGATGGCGACACGATTCCGAACGGCCCGTCCGTGACCGGCCTGCCGCTTCCGCCCGACGTTTCGGTCGAGACGACCTGGGTGGTGCGGTACGGAGAGGGGCCGCCCTATGCCCTGGTGGCAGGGGCGCGTCGCAGCGACGGCGCTCGCCCGGTCTTCCACTCCTCCGATCCCGTGCTCGTGGAGCACATGACCTTCCGACTCCGGACGGAAGTCGGTTTCGGGGTGAGGGTCTAG